A window of the Archocentrus centrarchus isolate MPI-CPG fArcCen1 chromosome 17, fArcCen1, whole genome shotgun sequence genome harbors these coding sequences:
- the LOC115795710 gene encoding zona pellucida sperm-binding protein 3-like isoform X2, translated as MGTHLYLGVLILAVFAPSVANADIDVVCGKNSVSVTWRVNAELVPYAARLFLGNCMASQWNVLPTGEGEAQFNYTFTECKFVKTIKGKRIIYRNELSYRPQAKPNPPHFVHPIECAFRRPRGWVPRFLNPGAGLSEGRSGLVFHMALLNEELSSIAKTNVITLGSPIPIWAAVEQKSHQPLLLLMEECVAATTAELQPRSQVYPIINKGCLLESRNGNSVFLPRYHSSSIILYLQSFKLGSGEMYIHCKLTVWDPEALDEDKKACHYVKGNDRWELLDDPSQSSLCSCCDSSCKSRLRRGVEWASDGPKRNSVLGPIIIVDQSDLKDSNTLMESVTTADSQLQ; from the exons ATGGGGACTCATCTCTACCTAGGTGTACTAATCCTGGCTGTTTTTGCGCCGAGTGTTGCAAATGCAG ACATCGACGTGGTCTGCGGAAAAAATTCTGTGAGTGTGACGTGGAGGGTCAATGCGGAGCTGGTACCGTATGCGGCTCGGCTCTTCCTTGGAAACTGCATGGCGTCTCAGTGGAACGTTCTGCCCACCGGAGAGGGGGAAGCGCAGTTCAACTACACGTTTACTGAGTGCAAGTTTGTGAAGACG ATAAAGGGAAAACGTATAATCTATCGAAATGAACTGAGTTACAGGCCACAGGCAAAACCAAATCCGCCACATTTTGTGCATCCCATTGAATGTGCTTTCAGAag ACCCAGGGGTTGGGTTCCCCGGTTCCTGAACCCTGGCGcagggctttctgaaggtcgCAGTGGGCTGGTCTTCCACATGGCACTGCTCAATG AGGAGCTATCAAGCATAGCAAAAACAAACGTTATTACCCTGGGCTCACCTATCCCAATATGGGCGGCAGTGGAGCAGAAGTCTCATCAGCCGCTGCTGTTGCTCATGGAGGAGTGTGTCGCAGCCACCACAGCCGAGCTGCAGCCCAGAAGCCAGGTTTACCCAATCATTAACAAGGG gtgTCTTTTGGAAAGCAGAAATGGAAACTCGGTGTTCCTGCCTCGGTACCATTCATCTTCCATCATCCTCTACCTCCAGTCCTTTAAGCTTGGTTCTGGAGAG ATGTACATCCACTGTAAACTGACTGTATGGGATCCTGAAGCGCTTGATGAAGACAAGAAGGCTTGTCATTACGTGAAGGGAAATGACAG GTGGGAACTACTTGATGACCCATCTCAGAGCTCCCTCTGTAGCTGCTGTGACTCAAGCTGCAAGTCTCGGCTCAGGAGGGGTGTCGAATGG GCATCAGATGGCCCGAAGCGCAACTCTGTGTTGGGACCCATTATCATTGTGGACCAATCTGACTTGAAGGACAGCAACACATTAATGGAGTCTGTCACCACAGCTGACTCTCAGCTTCAGTAA
- the LOC115795710 gene encoding zona pellucida sperm-binding protein 3-like isoform X1 has protein sequence MGTHLYLGVLILAVFAPSVANADIDVVCGKNSVSVTWRVNAELVPYAARLFLGNCMASQWNVLPTGEGEAQFNYTFTECKFVKTIKGKRIIYRNELSYRPQAKPNPPHFVHPIECAFRRPRGWVPRFLNPGAGLSEGRSGLVFHMALLNEELSSIAKTNVITLGSPIPIWAAVEQKSHQPLLLLMEECVAATTAELQPRSQVYPIINKGCLLESRNGNSVFLPRYHSSSIILYLQSFKLGSGEMYIHCKLTVWDPEALDEDKKACHYVKGNDRWELLDDPSQSSLCSCCDSSCKSRLRRGVEWVTLCAPSDGPKRNSVLGPIIIVDQSDLKDSNTLMESVTTADSQLQ, from the exons ATGGGGACTCATCTCTACCTAGGTGTACTAATCCTGGCTGTTTTTGCGCCGAGTGTTGCAAATGCAG ACATCGACGTGGTCTGCGGAAAAAATTCTGTGAGTGTGACGTGGAGGGTCAATGCGGAGCTGGTACCGTATGCGGCTCGGCTCTTCCTTGGAAACTGCATGGCGTCTCAGTGGAACGTTCTGCCCACCGGAGAGGGGGAAGCGCAGTTCAACTACACGTTTACTGAGTGCAAGTTTGTGAAGACG ATAAAGGGAAAACGTATAATCTATCGAAATGAACTGAGTTACAGGCCACAGGCAAAACCAAATCCGCCACATTTTGTGCATCCCATTGAATGTGCTTTCAGAag ACCCAGGGGTTGGGTTCCCCGGTTCCTGAACCCTGGCGcagggctttctgaaggtcgCAGTGGGCTGGTCTTCCACATGGCACTGCTCAATG AGGAGCTATCAAGCATAGCAAAAACAAACGTTATTACCCTGGGCTCACCTATCCCAATATGGGCGGCAGTGGAGCAGAAGTCTCATCAGCCGCTGCTGTTGCTCATGGAGGAGTGTGTCGCAGCCACCACAGCCGAGCTGCAGCCCAGAAGCCAGGTTTACCCAATCATTAACAAGGG gtgTCTTTTGGAAAGCAGAAATGGAAACTCGGTGTTCCTGCCTCGGTACCATTCATCTTCCATCATCCTCTACCTCCAGTCCTTTAAGCTTGGTTCTGGAGAG ATGTACATCCACTGTAAACTGACTGTATGGGATCCTGAAGCGCTTGATGAAGACAAGAAGGCTTGTCATTACGTGAAGGGAAATGACAG GTGGGAACTACTTGATGACCCATCTCAGAGCTCCCTCTGTAGCTGCTGTGACTCAAGCTGCAAGTCTCGGCTCAGGAGGGGTGTCGAATGGGTAACCTTGTGTGCTC CATCAGATGGCCCGAAGCGCAACTCTGTGTTGGGACCCATTATCATTGTGGACCAATCTGACTTGAAGGACAGCAACACATTAATGGAGTCTGTCACCACAGCTGACTCTCAGCTTCAGTAA